In one window of Streptomyces griseus subsp. griseus DNA:
- a CDS encoding ABC transporter permease/substrate binding protein, whose protein sequence is MFRLPLGEWVDSAVDWLQTHLAWLFEAISSVVSGMFDGIAAVLSAPHPLLFAGIVAIIAWWLRGLPAGLLAFVGFALIDSVELWAEAMDTLTLVLVATLVTLLIAVPLGIWASRSRTVSAVVRPVLDFMQTMPAMVYLIPGVIFFGVGVVPGIIATIIFALPPGVRMTELGIRQVDGELVEAAEAFGTTSRNALLRIQLPLALPTIMAGINQVIMLGLSMVVIAGMVGGGGLGGSVYRAIGNIDVGLGFEAGISIVILAMYLDRMTGALGREVSPLGRRAAAKAQASVEGWKIWAYRPQPVVAVAAIVALALVAGGMGIFGGSAKNTASGAEAKVGDGKKISIGYIPWDEGIASTFLWKEMLEQRGYEVDVKQYEAGSLYTGMANGQIDFQTDSWLPTTHASYWKKYQDRLEDMGAWYEPTSLELAVPAYMKDVRSMDDLKGRASEFKGRIVGIEPSAGEMGLLKDKLLPGYGLDKEYKLIDGSTPSMLAELKRAYAKKEPIVVPLWSPHWAYNDFDLTKLKDPKGLWGEGDGIHTLARKGFTEENPTVAKWLKDFKMSEEQLTSLEAEIQKAGSGKEQEAVRTWLKDNPGVADKWSPAPKGAQAAGGDDERKRPVEVAWFPWEEDIAATYLWKAVLEERGYKINLKQFEVGPMYAAMSRGQIDVQFDGWLPYTQKNYWDKYGDKLSNLGSWYGPTSIEVAVPDYVKDVKSIEDLKGKGSDFKGRIVGIEPGTATMENLKTNVLPQYGLDKEYKVLDSSTPGMLAELKRAYAKKEPIAVLLWTPHWAYNEYGMTKLKDPKKAFGDGDRLHTIASKEFPEQYPQLTKWFKDFELNEKQLGGLENEIQKRGAGHEEEAVKAWMDENPGIADTMAPQ, encoded by the coding sequence GTGTTTAGGCTCCCTCTCGGCGAATGGGTCGACTCCGCCGTCGACTGGCTCCAGACCCACCTCGCCTGGCTCTTCGAAGCGATCAGCTCTGTCGTCAGCGGTATGTTCGACGGCATAGCCGCCGTACTCTCCGCACCCCACCCGCTCCTCTTCGCGGGCATCGTCGCGATCATCGCCTGGTGGCTGCGCGGTCTGCCCGCCGGGCTGCTGGCCTTCGTGGGCTTCGCCCTCATCGACTCCGTCGAACTGTGGGCGGAGGCGATGGACACCCTCACCCTGGTCCTCGTCGCGACCCTGGTCACGCTGCTCATCGCCGTACCGCTCGGCATCTGGGCCTCCCGGTCCAGGACCGTCAGCGCGGTGGTCCGGCCGGTCCTCGACTTCATGCAGACCATGCCCGCCATGGTCTACCTGATCCCCGGCGTCATCTTCTTCGGCGTCGGCGTGGTCCCCGGCATCATCGCCACCATCATCTTCGCGCTGCCCCCGGGCGTCCGGATGACCGAGCTCGGCATCCGCCAGGTCGACGGCGAACTCGTCGAGGCGGCCGAGGCCTTCGGCACCACCTCGCGCAACGCCCTGCTGCGCATCCAGCTGCCGCTCGCGCTGCCCACGATCATGGCGGGCATCAACCAGGTCATCATGCTGGGCCTGTCCATGGTGGTCATCGCGGGCATGGTCGGCGGCGGCGGCCTCGGTGGCTCCGTCTACCGCGCCATCGGCAACATCGACGTCGGTCTCGGCTTCGAGGCGGGCATCTCCATCGTCATCCTCGCCATGTACCTGGACCGGATGACCGGTGCGCTCGGCCGCGAGGTCTCCCCGCTGGGCCGCCGCGCCGCCGCGAAGGCGCAGGCGTCCGTCGAGGGCTGGAAGATCTGGGCCTACCGCCCGCAGCCCGTCGTCGCGGTCGCCGCCATCGTGGCCCTCGCGCTCGTCGCGGGCGGCATGGGCATCTTCGGCGGCTCCGCCAAGAACACCGCCTCCGGCGCGGAGGCGAAGGTCGGCGACGGCAAGAAGATATCCATCGGCTACATCCCGTGGGACGAGGGCATCGCCTCCACCTTCCTCTGGAAGGAGATGCTGGAGCAGCGCGGCTACGAGGTCGACGTCAAGCAGTACGAGGCCGGCTCGCTCTACACCGGCATGGCCAACGGGCAGATCGACTTCCAGACCGACTCCTGGCTCCCCACCACCCACGCCAGCTACTGGAAGAAGTACCAGGACCGCCTGGAGGACATGGGCGCCTGGTACGAGCCCACCTCGCTGGAGCTGGCCGTTCCCGCGTACATGAAGGACGTCCGGTCGATGGACGACCTGAAGGGGCGCGCCTCCGAGTTCAAGGGCCGGATCGTCGGCATCGAGCCGAGCGCCGGTGAGATGGGTCTGCTCAAGGACAAGCTCCTGCCGGGCTACGGCCTGGACAAGGAGTACAAGCTCATCGACGGCTCCACGCCGTCCATGCTGGCCGAGCTGAAGCGCGCGTACGCCAAGAAGGAGCCGATCGTGGTTCCGCTCTGGTCGCCGCACTGGGCGTACAACGACTTCGACCTCACCAAGCTCAAGGACCCCAAGGGCCTCTGGGGCGAGGGCGACGGCATCCACACCCTGGCGCGCAAGGGCTTCACCGAGGAGAACCCCACGGTCGCCAAGTGGCTCAAGGACTTCAAGATGAGCGAGGAACAGCTCACCAGCCTTGAGGCCGAGATCCAGAAGGCCGGCTCCGGCAAGGAGCAGGAAGCCGTCCGCACCTGGCTCAAGGACAACCCGGGCGTCGCCGACAAGTGGTCGCCCGCCCCGAAGGGCGCCCAGGCGGCCGGTGGTGACGACGAGCGCAAGCGCCCGGTCGAGGTCGCCTGGTTCCCCTGGGAGGAGGACATCGCCGCCACATACCTGTGGAAGGCGGTCCTGGAGGAGCGCGGCTACAAGATCAACCTCAAGCAGTTCGAGGTCGGTCCGATGTACGCCGCCATGTCGCGCGGCCAGATCGACGTGCAGTTCGACGGCTGGCTGCCGTACACCCAGAAGAACTACTGGGACAAGTACGGCGACAAGCTGAGCAACCTCGGCTCCTGGTACGGGCCGACCTCCATCGAGGTCGCGGTCCCCGACTATGTCAAGGACGTCAAGAGCATCGAGGACCTCAAGGGCAAGGGCTCCGACTTCAAGGGCCGGATCGTCGGCATCGAGCCCGGCACCGCCACCATGGAGAACCTCAAGACGAACGTCCTGCCGCAGTACGGCCTGGACAAGGAGTACAAGGTCCTGGACTCCTCCACGCCCGGCATGCTCGCCGAGCTGAAGAGGGCGTACGCCAAGAAGGAGCCCATCGCCGTCCTGCTCTGGACCCCCCACTGGGCGTACAACGAGTACGGCATGACCAAGCTGAAGGACCCCAAGAAGGCGTTCGGTGACGGCGACCGGCTGCACACCATCGCCTCCAAGGAGTTCCCGGAGCAGTACCCGCAGCTCACGAAGTGGTTCAAGGACTTCGAGCTGAACGAGAAGCAGCTCGGCGGTCTGGAGAACGAGATCCAGAAGCGCGGCGCGGGTCACGAGGAGGAAGCCGTGAAGGCCTGGATGGACGAGAATCCGGGCATCGCGGACACCATGGCACCCCAGTAG
- a CDS encoding quaternary amine ABC transporter ATP-binding protein translates to MSRLQAENLYKVFGRRPDEAVRKLESGTDRDELRADGTTAAVIDASFTVDPGQIFVVMGLSGSGKSTLLRMLNGLLEPTAGRVLFDDQDLTALSPRDLRNVRSTKISMVFQHFALFPHRSVLDNAAYGLEVQGVPRSERIRRATEALELTGLAGWEDSWPDELSGGMQQRVGLARALATDADLLLMDESFSALDPLIRRDMQDQLLELQKRLKKTIVFITHDLNEAMRLGDRIAVMRDGRIVQLGTAEDILVTPANDYVASFTQDVDRSRVLTAGAIMAEPHTVMGSTTADGKELRTPQDVLAAAPATVSESTPIIELFTPCSQSGDPVAVTDAKGKLVGVVPSSRLLAVLGDPMTPTEAPKDSGEPRETLSDNDAAKKVASV, encoded by the coding sequence GTGTCCAGGCTGCAAGCCGAGAACTTGTACAAAGTGTTCGGCCGACGACCCGATGAAGCCGTGCGAAAGCTGGAGAGCGGCACCGACCGCGACGAGCTCCGCGCCGACGGAACGACCGCAGCGGTGATCGACGCCTCCTTCACGGTGGATCCGGGCCAGATCTTCGTGGTGATGGGCCTGTCCGGCTCGGGCAAGTCCACGCTGCTGCGGATGCTCAACGGGCTGCTCGAACCGACCGCCGGACGCGTGCTCTTCGACGACCAGGACCTCACCGCCCTGAGCCCCCGCGACCTGCGGAACGTGCGCTCCACCAAGATCAGCATGGTCTTCCAGCACTTCGCGCTCTTCCCTCACCGCAGTGTCCTGGACAACGCCGCGTACGGCCTGGAGGTCCAGGGTGTACCCCGTTCCGAGCGGATCAGGCGTGCCACCGAGGCGCTGGAGCTGACCGGCCTCGCCGGCTGGGAGGACTCCTGGCCCGACGAGCTCTCCGGCGGGATGCAGCAGCGCGTCGGCCTCGCCCGCGCCCTGGCCACCGACGCCGACCTGCTCCTCATGGACGAGTCCTTCAGCGCACTCGACCCGCTGATCCGCCGTGACATGCAGGACCAGCTCCTGGAACTCCAGAAGCGGCTGAAGAAGACCATCGTCTTCATCACCCATGACCTCAACGAGGCCATGCGCCTGGGCGACCGGATCGCCGTGATGCGCGACGGACGGATCGTCCAGCTCGGCACCGCCGAGGACATCCTCGTCACCCCGGCCAACGACTACGTCGCCTCCTTCACCCAGGACGTCGACCGCTCCCGGGTCCTCACCGCGGGCGCCATCATGGCCGAACCGCACACCGTCATGGGCTCCACCACGGCCGACGGCAAGGAGCTGCGCACCCCGCAGGACGTCCTCGCGGCCGCCCCTGCCACGGTCTCGGAGTCCACACCGATCATCGAGCTGTTCACCCCCTGCTCGCAGAGCGGGGACCCGGTGGCCGTGACCGACGCCAAGGGCAAGCTCGTCGGTGTCGTCCCCAGCTCCCGGCTGCTCGCCGTCCTCGGCGACCCGATGACGCCCACCGAGGCCCCCAAGGACTCCGGAGAGCCGCGCGAGACGCTCTCCGACAACGATGCCGCGAAGAAGGTGGCCAGTGTTTAG
- a CDS encoding 5'-3' exonuclease: MLLDTASLYFRAYFGVPDSVRAPDGTPVNAARGLLDFIARLVQDHRPDELVACWDNDWRPQWRVDLIPTYKAHRVAVETPAGQSDEEEVPDTLSPQVPIIEDVLAALGIARVGVTPYEADDVIGTLTARATGPVDIVTGDRDLYQLVDDARQVRVLYPLKGVGTLQMTDEAWLREKYGVDGAGYVDLALLRGDPSDGLPGVPGIGEKTAAKLLDAYGDLAGIMAAVDDPEAKLTPSQRKRLDEARDYVAVAPKVVRVAQDVPLPDFDPALPREPRDPAALEALAGRWGLGGALQRLLTTLQA; encoded by the coding sequence ATGCTCCTCGACACCGCCTCCCTCTACTTCCGCGCCTATTTCGGCGTCCCCGACTCGGTGCGCGCACCCGACGGGACCCCGGTCAACGCCGCGCGCGGACTCCTCGACTTCATCGCCCGCCTGGTGCAGGACCACCGGCCGGACGAGCTGGTCGCCTGCTGGGACAACGACTGGCGCCCGCAGTGGCGGGTGGACCTGATCCCGACGTACAAGGCGCACCGGGTGGCCGTCGAGACGCCCGCCGGGCAGAGCGACGAGGAGGAGGTCCCCGACACGCTCTCGCCGCAGGTCCCGATCATCGAGGACGTGCTGGCCGCGCTCGGCATCGCCCGCGTCGGCGTCACGCCGTACGAGGCGGACGATGTGATCGGCACGCTCACCGCCCGGGCGACCGGACCCGTGGACATCGTGACCGGCGACCGCGACCTCTATCAGCTGGTGGACGACGCCCGGCAGGTGCGGGTGCTCTATCCCCTCAAGGGGGTCGGCACGCTCCAGATGACCGATGAGGCGTGGCTCCGCGAGAAGTACGGGGTGGACGGCGCGGGCTATGTGGACCTGGCCCTGCTGCGCGGCGACCCGAGCGACGGGCTCCCGGGCGTTCCCGGGATCGGCGAGAAGACGGCGGCGAAGCTGCTGGACGCGTACGGGGACCTGGCCGGGATCATGGCGGCGGTGGACGACCCCGAGGCGAAGCTCACCCCCTCGCAGCGCAAGCGACTGGACGAGGCGCGGGATTATGTGGCGGTCGCGCCGAAGGTCGTGCGGGTGGCCCAGGACGTGCCGCTGCCCGACTTCGACCCGGCGCTCCCCCGCGAGCCGCGCGACCCGGCCGCCCTGGAAGCGCTTGCCGGCCGGTGGGGGCTGGGCGGGGCACTTCAGCGACTCCTCACCACACTCCAGGCCTGA
- a CDS encoding siderophore-interacting protein has protein sequence MAERPARQGPKAQGAQVVRTEQITPHMVRVVLGGEGLADFSLDGYTDHYIKLCFAPEGADYAHPFDIAAIRESHPRELWPTTRTYTIRSWDPVAREMAVDFVVHGDEGLAGPWARRARAGEQVTFLGPGGGYAPQPSAGWHLLAGDESALPAIAASLEQLPAGALVHAFVEVPDSSEEQKIVTPDGVEVTWLHRGDRPVGELLTAAVKGLDFPEGEVQAFVHGEAGFVKEIRRYLRVERQIPLAQLSISGYWRLGQNDDAWRAVKREWNEQVEREQEGPGAAA, from the coding sequence GTGGCAGAGCGGCCGGCCCGGCAAGGACCCAAGGCCCAGGGGGCGCAGGTCGTGCGCACCGAGCAGATCACACCGCACATGGTGCGCGTGGTCCTCGGCGGCGAAGGGCTCGCCGACTTCTCCCTGGACGGCTACACCGACCACTACATCAAGCTGTGCTTCGCGCCCGAGGGCGCGGACTACGCGCACCCGTTCGACATCGCCGCCATCCGCGAGAGCCACCCGCGCGAGCTGTGGCCCACCACGCGTACGTACACGATCCGCTCGTGGGACCCGGTCGCCCGGGAGATGGCCGTCGACTTCGTCGTCCACGGCGACGAGGGCCTCGCGGGCCCCTGGGCGCGGCGCGCCCGCGCCGGCGAGCAGGTCACCTTCCTCGGCCCCGGCGGCGGTTACGCCCCGCAGCCCTCGGCCGGCTGGCATCTCCTGGCCGGTGACGAGAGCGCCCTCCCGGCGATCGCCGCCTCGCTGGAGCAGCTGCCGGCGGGCGCCCTGGTGCACGCCTTCGTCGAGGTGCCGGACTCCTCCGAGGAGCAGAAGATCGTGACGCCCGACGGGGTCGAGGTGACCTGGCTGCACCGCGGCGACCGGCCGGTCGGCGAGCTGCTGACCGCAGCGGTGAAGGGGCTGGACTTCCCCGAGGGCGAGGTGCAGGCGTTCGTGCACGGCGAGGCGGGCTTCGTGAAGGAGATCCGCCGCTATCTGCGCGTGGAGCGGCAGATCCCGCTCGCCCAGCTGTCGATCTCCGGCTACTGGCGTCTCGGCCAGAACGACGACGCCTGGCGCGCGGTGAAGCGCGAGTGGAACGAGCAGGTGGAGCGCGAGCAGGAGGGTCCGGGCGCGGCCGCGTAG
- a CDS encoding ABA4-like family protein — protein sequence MTGTLFDITFYLAAPFWLLMISVPAWSVTTRVVSSPLTVLPLLTVYTVLAVQVFPELWTAVSTPDLGTFQELTALAEGAGALWAQVIAWDLLVGQWMFLQSRKLGLSPWLMGPLLVLTILLSPFGLLVFLALRAARRGTDRPRERCG from the coding sequence ATGACCGGAACCCTCTTCGACATCACGTTCTATCTGGCCGCGCCCTTCTGGCTGCTGATGATCTCCGTCCCGGCCTGGTCGGTCACCACCCGGGTCGTCTCCTCACCGCTGACGGTCCTGCCGCTCCTCACCGTCTACACCGTCCTGGCCGTTCAGGTCTTCCCCGAGCTCTGGACGGCGGTGAGCACTCCGGACCTCGGCACCTTCCAGGAGCTGACGGCGCTGGCCGAGGGCGCCGGGGCCCTGTGGGCGCAGGTGATCGCCTGGGATCTGCTGGTCGGCCAGTGGATGTTCCTCCAGAGCCGGAAGCTCGGCCTCTCGCCATGGCTGATGGGCCCGCTGCTGGTGCTGACGATCCTGCTCTCGCCCTTCGGGCTGCTGGTCTTTCTCGCCCTGCGCGCCGCCCGGCGGGGCACGGACCGGCCGCGGGAGCGGTGCGGCTGA
- a CDS encoding cryptochrome/photolyase family protein, producing MNVAVVLFTSDLRLHDNPVLRSALRDADRVVPLFVRDDAVHRTGFDAPNRLAFLADCLADLDDGLRRRGGRLVVRTGSVAEEVRRLVEETGAGAVHLAAGVSGYAARREEQLRTALADTGCDLRIHDAVVTALAPGRVVPTGKDHFAVFTPYFRRWEAAGVRGTLTAPRTVQLPDGELSSDPLPIRDDVKDVSPGLAQGGEQAGRKLVTSWLNGDLADYADGHDDLAGDATSRLSPHLHFGTVSAAELATRAQEKGGPGGEAFVRQLAWRDFHHQVLAARHDASWSDYRPRHDSWRSDEDEITAWKTGQTGYPVVDAAMRQLAHEGWMHNRGRLLAASFLTKTLYVDWRVGARHFLELLVDGDIANNQLNWQWVAGTGTDTRPNRVLNPVTQAKRYDPHGDYVRRWVPELAEVKGSAIHEPWKVEGLDYPEPVVDLGEARARFEKARGLD from the coding sequence ATGAACGTCGCGGTGGTGCTGTTCACCTCCGATCTGCGTCTGCACGACAACCCGGTGCTGCGTTCCGCCCTGCGGGACGCGGACCGGGTCGTCCCGCTCTTCGTCCGGGACGACGCCGTCCACCGGACCGGCTTCGACGCGCCCAACCGGCTCGCGTTCCTCGCCGACTGCCTGGCGGACCTGGACGACGGGCTGCGGAGACGCGGCGGGCGGCTTGTCGTCCGTACCGGCTCGGTGGCCGAGGAAGTGCGCCGGCTGGTCGAGGAGACCGGGGCGGGGGCCGTGCACCTGGCCGCCGGCGTGAGCGGGTACGCGGCACGGCGTGAGGAGCAGCTCCGTACCGCCCTGGCGGACACCGGCTGCGACCTGCGCATCCATGACGCGGTGGTCACCGCGCTCGCTCCGGGCCGGGTGGTCCCGACGGGCAAGGACCACTTCGCGGTGTTCACCCCGTACTTCCGCCGTTGGGAGGCGGCGGGGGTACGGGGCACACTGACCGCACCCCGCACGGTCCAGCTGCCGGACGGCGAGCTCTCGTCCGACCCCCTTCCCATCCGGGACGACGTCAAGGACGTCTCGCCCGGCCTGGCCCAGGGCGGCGAGCAGGCGGGCCGCAAGCTGGTGACGTCCTGGCTCAACGGCGACCTGGCCGACTACGCGGACGGCCACGACGATCTCGCCGGGGACGCCACCTCCCGGCTCTCCCCCCACCTCCACTTCGGTACGGTCTCCGCCGCCGAACTGGCCACCCGTGCCCAGGAGAAGGGCGGCCCGGGCGGTGAGGCGTTCGTCCGGCAGCTGGCCTGGCGCGACTTCCACCACCAGGTCCTGGCCGCCCGCCACGACGCCTCCTGGTCCGACTACCGGCCCCGCCACGACAGCTGGCGCTCCGACGAGGACGAGATCACCGCCTGGAAGACCGGACAGACCGGTTATCCGGTGGTGGACGCGGCGATGCGGCAGCTGGCGCACGAGGGGTGGATGCACAACCGGGGCCGGCTGCTCGCCGCGAGCTTCCTCACCAAGACGCTGTACGTGGACTGGCGGGTGGGCGCCCGGCACTTCCTGGAGCTGCTGGTCGACGGCGACATCGCCAACAACCAGCTCAACTGGCAGTGGGTCGCGGGCACCGGCACGGACACCCGGCCCAACCGGGTCCTCAACCCGGTGACCCAGGCCAAGCGCTACGACCCGCACGGCGACTACGTACGCCGGTGGGTGCCGGAGCTGGCGGAGGTGAAGGGGTCTGCCATTCACGAGCCCTGGAAGGTGGAAGGGCTGGACTACCCGGAGCCGGTGGTGGACCTGGGCGAGGCGCGGGCCCGGTTCGAGAAGGCGCGCGGGCTGGACTGA
- a CDS encoding DUF1295 domain-containing protein codes for MSGFAWAAFASGLAGAAGAALAVMLVTFAIALRKGVHRIVDVAWGIGFAAVALVSYGLSAGEGDDVRRLVVTVLTVVWGLRLAVHIGRRGRGHGEDPRYEKMLAKAPGNPQLYALRKVYLLQGALVWLVSLPVQAAQYLTGPLVWWAWAGAVLWAAGLAFEGIGDHQLARFKADPANKGKIMDRGLWSWTRHPNYFGDFLVWWGLFLFVCQAPAAAAATVVAPLVMTFLLTKGSGAALLERHMADRPGFAEYQARTSGFFPRPPRRG; via the coding sequence GTGAGCGGCTTCGCCTGGGCCGCGTTCGCGAGCGGGCTCGCGGGCGCGGCCGGCGCCGCCCTCGCCGTCATGCTGGTCACCTTCGCCATCGCGCTGAGAAAGGGCGTCCACCGCATCGTCGACGTGGCCTGGGGCATCGGCTTCGCCGCCGTCGCCCTCGTCTCCTACGGTCTCTCGGCCGGTGAGGGCGACGACGTACGGCGCCTGGTGGTGACCGTCCTGACCGTGGTCTGGGGGCTGCGGCTCGCCGTCCACATCGGACGGCGCGGGCGCGGCCACGGGGAGGACCCGCGCTACGAGAAGATGCTCGCCAAGGCCCCCGGCAACCCCCAGCTCTACGCCCTGCGCAAGGTCTACCTGCTCCAGGGCGCGTTGGTCTGGCTGGTCTCGCTGCCGGTCCAGGCGGCGCAGTATCTGACCGGGCCTCTGGTGTGGTGGGCCTGGGCGGGGGCGGTGCTGTGGGCGGCCGGGCTGGCCTTCGAGGGGATCGGGGACCACCAGCTCGCCCGGTTCAAGGCCGACCCCGCCAACAAGGGGAAGATCATGGACCGGGGCCTGTGGTCGTGGACCCGGCACCCGAACTACTTCGGCGACTTCCTCGTCTGGTGGGGCCTGTTCCTCTTCGTCTGCCAGGCCCCCGCTGCCGCCGCCGCGACGGTCGTCGCCCCGCTGGTGATGACGTTCCTGCTGACCAAGGGCAGCGGGGCGGCCCTGCTGGAGCGCCATATGGCCGACCGCCCGGGCTTCGCCGAGTACCAGGCCCGGACCAGCGGGTTCTTCCCCCGGCCGCCGCGGCGCGGGTGA
- a CDS encoding SAM-dependent methyltransferase — protein sequence MTTTAPRPPAKPAARRTPAGAAQRLEPLAERLLGGGLPVRVRMWDGSEAGPEDAPTVHVRSRRALRRLLWEPGELGLAEAYITGEIDLDEDLGDGLRAMRRAIDERGLTPPAPGLADRLRAAGTALRLGAVGPRPPVPAARAGLRGALHSKARDRAAISHHYDLSNAFYALLLDETMAYSCGYWTSDAPGYGPADAQRDKLELICRKLGLRPGARLLDIGCGWGSLTLHAAQHHGVRVTAVTLAAEQAAYVRGQVAERGLEELVEVLNIDYRDIAERPETRGTYDAVSTVEMGEHVGDAEYPAFTRILHDSLRPQGRVLVQQMSRGANAPGGGAFIESYIAPDMHMRPVGETVGLLEGAGLEVRDVEALREHYVLTVDAWRRTLEERWTDFTDLVGEETARVWRLYLVGGALAFEERRMGVDQILCVRPDRAGKAAMPATRRDWYGTSAADR from the coding sequence GTGACCACCACCGCCCCCCGGCCCCCCGCGAAGCCCGCCGCCCGCCGCACCCCCGCCGGCGCCGCCCAACGGCTGGAACCCCTGGCCGAGCGGCTGCTCGGCGGCGGACTGCCGGTCCGGGTGCGGATGTGGGACGGCAGCGAGGCCGGACCCGAGGACGCGCCCACGGTCCACGTACGCTCCCGGCGCGCGCTGCGCCGCCTGCTCTGGGAGCCGGGTGAACTCGGCCTGGCGGAGGCGTATATCACCGGGGAGATCGACCTCGACGAGGATCTCGGCGACGGGCTGCGCGCCATGCGCCGCGCGATCGACGAACGCGGCCTCACCCCGCCCGCGCCCGGCCTCGCCGACCGGCTCAGAGCCGCTGGCACCGCCCTGCGCCTCGGCGCCGTGGGACCCCGCCCGCCGGTGCCCGCGGCCCGGGCCGGGCTGCGCGGGGCGCTGCACAGCAAGGCCCGGGACCGGGCGGCGATCAGCCACCACTACGACCTGTCCAACGCCTTCTACGCGCTGCTCCTCGACGAGACGATGGCGTACTCCTGCGGCTACTGGACCAGCGACGCACCCGGCTACGGCCCCGCCGACGCGCAGCGCGACAAGCTGGAGCTGATCTGCCGCAAGCTCGGACTGCGGCCCGGCGCACGCCTGTTGGACATCGGCTGCGGCTGGGGCTCACTGACCCTCCACGCGGCCCAGCACCATGGTGTCCGGGTCACCGCCGTCACGCTCGCCGCCGAACAGGCCGCGTACGTCCGGGGGCAGGTGGCGGAACGCGGTCTGGAGGAGCTGGTCGAGGTCCTCAACATCGACTACCGCGACATCGCGGAGCGGCCGGAGACCCGGGGCACGTACGACGCCGTCTCCACCGTCGAGATGGGCGAGCACGTCGGCGACGCCGAGTACCCCGCGTTCACCCGTATCCTGCACGACTCCCTGCGCCCCCAGGGCCGGGTGCTGGTCCAGCAGATGTCGCGCGGGGCCAACGCGCCCGGTGGCGGTGCGTTCATCGAGTCGTACATCGCCCCGGACATGCACATGCGGCCGGTCGGGGAGACCGTCGGGCTGCTGGAGGGAGCCGGGCTCGAAGTACGGGACGTGGAAGCGCTGCGCGAGCACTACGTCCTGACCGTGGACGCCTGGCGGCGGACGCTGGAGGAGCGGTGGACGGACTTCACCGACCTGGTGGGGGAGGAGACCGCGCGCGTCTGGCGGCTCTATCTCGTCGGCGGCGCCCTCGCGTTCGAGGAGCGGCGCATGGGCGTCGACCAGATCCTGTGCGTACGGCCTGACCGTGCCGGGAAGGCCGCGATGCCCGCCACACGGCGTGACTGGTACGGGACTTCGGCGGCGGACCGGTGA
- a CDS encoding SAM-dependent methyltransferase codes for MNPATDPERWPDIVSRPRASRARTAVARRIVRHALARLPLRVRLAGGQDIGLGGPLMDIRDPDAFFGRIGASGLIGFGESYMAGEWDAPDLVAVLTVLADNAAELIPAPLQRLRSLWALRKPEAQLNTPEGSRDNISHHYDLSNDLFALFLDETLSYSSAVFRGFPAEQALLPAAQHRKIDRLLDAAGVGEGTRLLEIGTGWGELAIRAAARGARVTTVTLSAEQRELARTRILEAGFEDRVEVRLSDYRQVTGEYDAVVSVEMIEAVGEEFWPVYFRTLDRLLAPGGRVALQAITMPDDRLRASRSTYTWIHKYIFPGGLLPSTEAIERVTTEHTRLRTAQRIGYGAHYAETLRLWRERFTERSAEVDALGFDAVFRRMWTFYLAYSEAGFRSGYLDVQQLLLTRDPADRTAHEPADGPTQQETP; via the coding sequence CTGAACCCCGCCACCGACCCCGAGCGCTGGCCCGACATCGTCAGCCGGCCGCGCGCCTCCCGCGCCCGTACCGCCGTCGCCCGACGCATCGTCCGCCACGCGCTCGCCCGGCTGCCCCTGCGCGTCCGGCTCGCGGGTGGGCAGGACATCGGCCTCGGCGGGCCGCTGATGGACATCCGCGACCCCGACGCCTTCTTCGGGCGGATCGGCGCGAGCGGGCTCATCGGGTTCGGTGAGTCCTACATGGCCGGTGAGTGGGACGCCCCCGACCTCGTGGCCGTCCTCACCGTCCTCGCCGACAACGCCGCAGAACTGATCCCCGCCCCGCTCCAACGGCTGCGCTCCCTCTGGGCGCTGCGCAAGCCCGAGGCGCAGCTCAACACCCCCGAGGGGTCGCGGGACAACATCAGCCACCACTACGACCTCTCCAACGACCTCTTCGCCCTCTTCCTGGACGAGACGCTCTCCTACTCCTCCGCCGTCTTCCGCGGCTTCCCCGCCGAGCAGGCCCTGCTGCCCGCCGCCCAGCACCGCAAGATCGACCGGCTGCTGGACGCCGCCGGGGTCGGCGAGGGGACCCGGCTCCTGGAGATCGGCACCGGCTGGGGCGAACTCGCCATCCGGGCCGCCGCCCGTGGGGCCCGCGTCACCACCGTCACCCTCTCCGCCGAACAGCGCGAACTGGCCCGTACGCGCATCCTCGAGGCCGGGTTCGAGGACCGGGTCGAGGTCCGGCTCAGCGACTACCGCCAGGTCACCGGCGAGTACGACGCCGTCGTCAGCGTCGAGATGATCGAGGCGGTCGGCGAGGAGTTCTGGCCCGTCTACTTCCGGACCCTGGACCGGCTGCTCGCCCCCGGCGGCCGGGTCGCCCTCCAGGCCATCACGATGCCGGACGACCGGCTGCGCGCCAGCCGCTCCACGTACACCTGGATCCACAAGTACATCTTCCCGGGCGGACTGCTGCCCTCCACCGAGGCGATCGAACGGGTCACCACCGAGCACACCCGCCTGCGGACCGCGCAGCGCATCGGTTACGGCGCGCACTACGCCGAGACGCTGCGCCTGTGGCGCGAACGGTTCACCGAGCGGTCCGCCGAGGTCGACGCCCTCGGCTTCGACGCCGTCTTCCGCCGGATGTGGACCTTCTATCTGGCCTACTCGGAGGCGGGCTTCCGCTCCGGCTACCTCGATGTGCAGCAGCTGCTCCTGACCCGCGACCCCGCCGACCGGACCGCCCACGAACCGGCCGACGGCCCGACCCAGCAGGAGACCCCGTGA